A stretch of DNA from Brevibacillus ruminantium:
CGCTTCGCTCGATTGACAGCAGTGAAATCAAAGCTTGCTTCACTGGCCCGATGAGCCCGTTCGTTCTTCGTCCGACTGACCATGAATGGACACTGCATCTCATCCTGCCGGTTCGCACGTACTAGTACGACACAGAGTTTCCACATACAGAAAGGAGCCCATCCATGCGAGAGGTTTCCATTCAGACTGAATACATTGCCCTTGGCCAGTTTCTCAAGCTGGCCGATCTCATTGATACCGGCGGCATGGCAAAAGCGTTTCTCGCTGAAGTGCCCATCAAAGTAAACGGCGAAACAGAGAATCGCCGGGGCCGCAAGCTCTATCCTGGTGATGAAATAACGGTCGAAGGGCACGGCAGCTACAAAGTGGCTCGCCGCTGAGAGGAGAGCGTGATTCTTGTTTCTCAAGAACCTGTCGCTTACCCATTTTCGAAATTACCATAAGCTGTCCCTCTCTTTTGACAGTCCGATCCAACTGTTTATCGGGAACAATGCACAGGGCAAGACCAACGTGCTGGAGTCCATCTACGTGCTGGCCTTGGCCAAGTCCCATCGAACCCCGAGAGACAAGGAGCTGATTGGCTGGGGCGCAGACTTTGCCACGATCCGTAGTGATGTTGAACGTCGCTACGGATCGGTTCGCTTAGAACTGCAGTTGACGGGAAAGGGAAAGAGGGCCAAAATTAATGGGATGGAGCAACAAAAGCTGAGCGCTTATGTCGGCGCCCTGAACGTGGTCATGTTTGCACCGGAGGATCTGGCGATTGTAAAGGGAGCTCCTACCCAAAGACGCCGATTCATCGACATGGAGATCGGTCAGGTGTCACCGACGTATCTGTATTATTTGAGCAATTACAACAAAGTATTGGCCCAGCGAAACCAACTGTTGAAGGATCTGGCCATGAAAAAAAGCCAGAATCGGGAAATGCTGGGCATTTGGAATACCCAATTGGCCGATTTAGCGGTAAAATTGTTACGGAAGCGCTTTGAGTTTTTACGGAAACTGGAGGGCTGGGCCAAGGAGATTCATGGCGGGATTACCGACCAGCGAGAAGTACTCTCCTTGCACTATGAAAATTCATCGCCAGTGACGGAGGAGCAAACACCAGAGGAAGCGGTGGATGCGCTTTTGGCTGCCTATGAGGAGGTCTTTGACCGCGAACTGGCGCGAGGAAGCACCTTGATCGGCCCGCATCGGGACGATTTTTCCCTGCGAGTGAACGATATGGACGTGCAGACGTACGGCTCCCAGGGACAACAGCGTACGAGTGCGCTCTCGATCAAATTGGCCGAAATTGAGCTGATCAAGGAAGAAGTGGGAGAGTATCCAGTGCTTTTGCTGGATGATGTGCTCTCTGAATTGGATGAACATCGGCAAACCTTGCTGTTGGAAACCATACAAGATCGGGTTCAGACGTTTGTAAGCACCACAGGTGTGGAAGGCTTAAAACATCAGGTTCTCCAGCAAGCCTCTCGTTTTTATGTGCGGGAAGGGGAAATCTCGGGGGAAAGGTAGGGGAAGCAGGCATGTTTATACACATTGGTGGAGATACTGTGGTCAGCACGAAGGATGTTATTTCCATTTTGGATCATCAAACGATCAAATCTTCCAAGATCAACAAGGCGTTTTTGCATGAAAAACGACAGATGGTCGTGGATCATGATCAAGAGGAGACCAAATCGTACGTCATCACCAAGGATGCCATTTTTTGTTCGCCTATTTCTTCCCTGACGCTGAAGCGACGCGCTCAGTTCGTGGACAGCTTGGATCAGGTTTCCTTTGTACAAGCTGAAGTGGAGGAGTTGACTAGTAGTGGATCAAGTGACGACGAAAGATAATACAAACTATGATGCCAGCCAGATTCAAGTACTGGAAGGTCTGGAAGCTGTTCGGAAGCGGCCGGGTATGTATATCGGCTCTACCAGCAGCCGCGGATTGCACCATCTGGTATGGGAGATCGTGGACAACTCTATTGACGAGGCGCTTGCCGGTTACTGTGACACCATTCGGGTCGTCATTCACCCGGACAACACGATTTCGGTAACGGACAACGGCCGCGGGATTCCTACGGGCATCCATGAAAAGACCGGGAAGTCTACTGTAGAGACCGTTCTCACGGTACTTCATGCAGGCGGTAAGTTTGGCGGCGGCGGATACAAGGTGTCCGGCGGTCTTCACGGTGTCGGCAGCTCGGTCGTGAACGCGCTCTCCGAATGGATGGAGGTAGAGGTCAAGCAAAACGGCAATGTCTATTTTATGCGTTTCAATGTAGGCGTGCCTGAGGCTGATCTGGCGATTGTCGGGGAAACCGAGGAAACAGGCACAAAGGTCACCTTCAAGCCGGACCCGACCATCTTCACTGAGACGACCGAATACGAATACGAGATTTTGCAAAAGCGGATTCGCGAGCTGGCATTCCTGAATAAAGGTCTGAAAATTACGTTGAAGGATGCTCGTCCGGAGCAGGAGAAAGAAGAGACGTTCCACTACGAGGGCGGAATTATCCAGTTTGTGGAGTACCTGAACAAAAACAGGGAGCCGCTTCATGAGGAAGTCATCTACTGCGAAGGGGAAAAAGATGGTTTGCAGGTAGAGGTTGCGATTCAGTACAACGACAGCTACGTCAGCAATATCTATTCTTTTGCCAACAACATCAACACCCATGAGGGCGGTACGCATGAGTCAGGCTTCAAGACGGCGCTTACACGGGTGATCAATGATTACAGCCGCAAGTTCGGATACCTGAAGGAAAAAGATCAGAACCTGTCCGGGGATGATGTGCGCGAGGGAATGACTGCGATCATTTCGGTCAAGATTCCCGAGCCGCAGTTCGAAGGGCAGACCAAAACAAAGCTGGGGAACTCAGAAGCGCGGAGCATCACTGAGTCCGTCTTCGCAGAGCGGTTCAACACCTTCATGGAGGAAAACCCGGGTGTCGCCAAAAAGGTCGTCGAAAAGGCGCTGATGGCAGCACGGGCACGGGAAGCGGCGCGCAAGGCACGCGAGCTGACCCGCCGCAAAAATGCGCTGGAGGTAAGTGCGCTGCCGGGTAAATTGGCAGACTGTTCCTCCAAGGATGCAGCCGAGTCCGAACTGTTCATCGTAGAGGGTGACTCTGCAGGCGGTTCGGCCAAAATGGGCCGTGACCGTCATTTCCAGGCGATTCTGCCGCTCAAGGGAAAAGTGTTGAACGTCGAAAAAGCCCGTCTGGACAAAACGTTGGCCAACGCAGAGATTCGTGCCATCATCACTGCGCTCGGTACGGGGATTGGCGAGGATTTCGATATCGCCAAGGCGCGTTATCATAAAATCGTCATCATGACAGACGCGGACGTGGACGGTTCCCACATCCGTACGCTGCTGCTGACACTGTTCTACCGCTACATGCGGCAACTGCTGGAAGCGGGGTTTGTCTACATTGCGCAGCCACCGCTATACAGCATCAAGCAGGGCAAGCAAATCCACTACGCCTATACGGATCAGCAGCGCGACGAGATCCTGTCGACGCTGAAAACCACGCCCAAGCCAAATATTCAGCGCTACAAAGGGCTTGGCGAGATGAATGCAGACCAGCTTTGGGAGACGACTATGGACCCGGCCGTTCGCACCCTGCTTCAGGTTGACCTGGAGGATGCAATGGAGGCCGATCTGATCTTCCAGACG
This window harbors:
- the yaaA gene encoding S4 domain-containing protein YaaA, whose protein sequence is MREVSIQTEYIALGQFLKLADLIDTGGMAKAFLAEVPIKVNGETENRRGRKLYPGDEITVEGHGSYKVARR
- the recF gene encoding DNA replication/repair protein RecF (All proteins in this family for which functions are known are DNA-binding proteins that assist the filamentation of RecA onto DNA for the initiation of recombination or recombinational repair.), with amino-acid sequence MFLKNLSLTHFRNYHKLSLSFDSPIQLFIGNNAQGKTNVLESIYVLALAKSHRTPRDKELIGWGADFATIRSDVERRYGSVRLELQLTGKGKRAKINGMEQQKLSAYVGALNVVMFAPEDLAIVKGAPTQRRRFIDMEIGQVSPTYLYYLSNYNKVLAQRNQLLKDLAMKKSQNREMLGIWNTQLADLAVKLLRKRFEFLRKLEGWAKEIHGGITDQREVLSLHYENSSPVTEEQTPEEAVDALLAAYEEVFDRELARGSTLIGPHRDDFSLRVNDMDVQTYGSQGQQRTSALSIKLAEIELIKEEVGEYPVLLLDDVLSELDEHRQTLLLETIQDRVQTFVSTTGVEGLKHQVLQQASRFYVREGEISGER
- the remB gene encoding extracellular matrix regulator RemB, with product MFIHIGGDTVVSTKDVISILDHQTIKSSKINKAFLHEKRQMVVDHDQEETKSYVITKDAIFCSPISSLTLKRRAQFVDSLDQVSFVQAEVEELTSSGSSDDER
- the gyrB gene encoding DNA topoisomerase (ATP-hydrolyzing) subunit B — its product is MDQVTTKDNTNYDASQIQVLEGLEAVRKRPGMYIGSTSSRGLHHLVWEIVDNSIDEALAGYCDTIRVVIHPDNTISVTDNGRGIPTGIHEKTGKSTVETVLTVLHAGGKFGGGGYKVSGGLHGVGSSVVNALSEWMEVEVKQNGNVYFMRFNVGVPEADLAIVGETEETGTKVTFKPDPTIFTETTEYEYEILQKRIRELAFLNKGLKITLKDARPEQEKEETFHYEGGIIQFVEYLNKNREPLHEEVIYCEGEKDGLQVEVAIQYNDSYVSNIYSFANNINTHEGGTHESGFKTALTRVINDYSRKFGYLKEKDQNLSGDDVREGMTAIISVKIPEPQFEGQTKTKLGNSEARSITESVFAERFNTFMEENPGVAKKVVEKALMAARAREAARKARELTRRKNALEVSALPGKLADCSSKDAAESELFIVEGDSAGGSAKMGRDRHFQAILPLKGKVLNVEKARLDKTLANAEIRAIITALGTGIGEDFDIAKARYHKIVIMTDADVDGSHIRTLLLTLFYRYMRQLLEAGFVYIAQPPLYSIKQGKQIHYAYTDQQRDEILSTLKTTPKPNIQRYKGLGEMNADQLWETTMDPAVRTLLQVDLEDAMEADLIFQTLMGDEVEPRREFIEQYASEVRNLDI